Proteins from a genomic interval of Ramlibacter algicola:
- the asd gene encoding aspartate-semialdehyde dehydrogenase encodes MALSKAQQPLVGLVGWRGMVGSVLMDRMQAEGDFGLVEPLFFSTSNAGGKAPAQARNEATLQDAFDIDALKRCDVVITCQGGDYTTEVFPKLRAAGWTGHWIDAASTLRMKDDAVIVLDPVNLPVIRNALAKGGRNWVGGNCTVSCMLMGVGALYKAGLVEWMSSMTYQAASGGGAQHMRELLTQFGTLNAEVKGLLADPKSAILEIDRKVLARQQSMGASETENFGVPLGGSLIPWIDKDLGGGVSREEWKAGAETNKILGQGEGFGTPAVPVDGFCVRVGAMRCHSQALTFKLKKDVPLADIEAMIAADNAWVKVVPNTREATLQQLTPVAVTGTLGIPVGRLRKMAMGPEYLGAYTIGDQLLWGAAEPLRRMLRILLES; translated from the coding sequence ATGGCACTCTCCAAGGCACAACAACCGCTGGTCGGCCTCGTGGGCTGGCGCGGCATGGTCGGCTCGGTCCTCATGGACCGCATGCAGGCCGAAGGCGACTTCGGCCTGGTCGAGCCGCTGTTCTTCTCCACCTCCAATGCCGGCGGCAAGGCGCCCGCCCAGGCGAGGAACGAGGCGACTCTGCAAGACGCGTTCGACATCGATGCGCTCAAGCGCTGCGACGTCGTGATCACCTGCCAGGGCGGCGACTACACGACCGAGGTGTTCCCCAAGCTGCGCGCGGCCGGCTGGACCGGCCACTGGATCGACGCGGCCTCGACGCTGCGCATGAAGGACGACGCGGTCATCGTGCTCGACCCCGTCAACCTGCCGGTGATCAGGAATGCGCTCGCCAAGGGCGGCCGCAACTGGGTCGGCGGCAACTGCACGGTCAGCTGCATGCTCATGGGCGTCGGGGCGCTCTACAAGGCCGGGCTGGTCGAGTGGATGAGCAGCATGACCTACCAGGCCGCGTCCGGCGGCGGCGCGCAGCACATGCGCGAACTGCTCACCCAGTTCGGCACGCTCAACGCCGAGGTCAAGGGCCTGCTCGCCGATCCCAAGTCCGCGATCCTGGAAATCGACCGCAAGGTGCTCGCGCGCCAGCAGTCCATGGGCGCGTCCGAAACCGAGAACTTCGGCGTCCCGCTGGGCGGCTCGCTGATCCCCTGGATCGACAAGGACCTGGGCGGCGGCGTGTCGCGCGAGGAGTGGAAGGCCGGCGCCGAGACCAACAAGATCCTCGGCCAGGGCGAAGGCTTCGGCACGCCCGCGGTCCCGGTGGACGGGTTCTGCGTGCGTGTCGGCGCGATGCGCTGCCACAGCCAGGCGCTGACCTTCAAGCTCAAGAAGGACGTGCCGCTGGCGGACATTGAAGCCATGATCGCGGCCGACAACGCCTGGGTGAAGGTGGTGCCGAACACGCGCGAGGCGACGCTGCAGCAGCTGACCCCGGTCGCGGTGACTGGCACCCTGGGCATCCCGGTCGGGCGCCTGCGCAAGATGGCGATGGGACCGGAGTACCTGGGCGCGTACACGATCGGCGACCAGCTGCTGTGGGGCGCGGCCGAGCCGCTGCGCCGCATGCTGCGCATCCTGCTCGAGTCCTGA
- a CDS encoding FimV/HubP family polar landmark protein: MALATAALLSVPSFDAQALALGRVTVQSALGEPLRADIDLPEISADEVATLRAAIANPETFKSQGLEFSPALSDVVVTLEKRRDGGYFLRLTGRKPVNEPFLDVVLETNWASGRIRRDFTMLFDPPALRQGQGTTTAQATPLPPQASAQPSAVPPRSAASGRDQRAAGTPASPAKPSTAAAPAAPAGEGKQVTVQSGDTAAKIAVANKPASVSLDQMLVAMLRSNPDAFVNGNVNRLRAGAVLNMPTQEQAGLVEASEARQSLVAQSRDFNEFRRKVAEAVPAAPVAGPDRETRGKLQAQVEEKKPAATAPDKLTLSKGAVQAKGGEDKIARDRAAQDQATRIAELNRNLSELKGLTGNSSAPAAGTAAAASSAKPGTPAVALGTPAGTQAAASAPAAKAASAPAAAPATTPAVTASAPAATTASAPSTATTAASTASAPAATTAASAPAAAVAPATPDTAPAAKPAAAARKPAVPPKPEPTLLDQALDEPLVPAALGGLLALLLGFGAWKLRQRRQATQVDSSFLESRLQPDSFFGASGGQRIDTAEGTPTGGSSMVYSPSQLDAAGDVDPVAEADVYLAYGRDLQAEEILKEAVRINPQRAAIHVKLLEIYAKRRDTKAFEQVAAEAHTLTHGEGPEWARICELGQELDPSNPMYQPGGQPVPGGVAQAVAPAVAAAAGAQTAYLSTGKFEASPEPTAAPAAAAGPVDVDFDLDFSLGDEPAPAPAAAEPAPALMDPDATFVPGALSRTQPLQAVAAPMDMDFSSTAKTEAASTEPIQLDAPDLTVAADNGLAFDLTPPAAAPAPVAAAPAPAADSGMIEFDMGSLSLDLPGSAPAPAASAPAPVADSLDMPELEIPTEAGDGSDDPLATKLALAEEFNAIGDADGARSLAQEVIAEASGDLKTKAQKFLAEIS, translated from the coding sequence GTGGCGCTGGCCACGGCCGCGTTGCTGTCGGTGCCGTCCTTTGACGCACAGGCACTCGCGCTGGGCCGTGTCACGGTCCAGTCGGCGCTGGGCGAACCGCTGCGTGCGGACATCGACCTGCCGGAGATTTCGGCGGACGAGGTCGCCACCCTGCGTGCGGCCATCGCGAACCCGGAAACGTTCAAGTCCCAGGGCCTCGAATTCAGTCCCGCGCTGTCCGACGTGGTCGTCACGCTGGAGAAGCGCCGCGATGGCGGCTACTTCCTGCGCCTGACCGGCCGGAAGCCGGTGAACGAGCCCTTCCTGGACGTGGTGCTGGAAACCAACTGGGCGTCGGGCCGCATCCGCCGCGACTTCACGATGCTCTTCGACCCGCCGGCGCTGCGCCAGGGCCAGGGCACCACGACGGCGCAAGCGACCCCGCTGCCGCCGCAAGCCAGTGCGCAACCGTCTGCCGTTCCGCCGCGCAGCGCAGCCAGTGGCCGCGACCAGCGCGCGGCCGGCACGCCGGCATCGCCTGCCAAGCCGTCGACCGCCGCCGCACCGGCCGCGCCCGCCGGCGAAGGCAAGCAGGTCACCGTCCAGTCCGGTGACACCGCCGCCAAGATCGCGGTCGCCAACAAGCCGGCCAGCGTGTCGCTCGACCAGATGCTGGTCGCCATGCTGCGCAGCAACCCGGACGCCTTCGTCAACGGCAACGTCAACCGCCTGCGCGCGGGCGCCGTGCTGAACATGCCGACGCAGGAACAGGCGGGTCTGGTCGAAGCTTCCGAAGCACGGCAGTCGCTGGTCGCCCAGAGCCGCGACTTCAACGAATTCCGTCGCAAGGTCGCCGAAGCGGTGCCCGCCGCTCCGGTTGCGGGTCCCGATCGCGAAACCCGCGGCAAGCTGCAGGCCCAGGTCGAGGAGAAGAAGCCCGCGGCCACTGCTCCCGACAAGCTCACGCTGTCCAAGGGCGCCGTGCAGGCCAAGGGTGGCGAGGACAAGATCGCCCGCGATCGCGCCGCGCAGGACCAGGCCACCCGCATCGCCGAACTGAATCGCAACCTCAGCGAGCTGAAGGGCCTCACGGGCAACTCCAGCGCGCCGGCCGCCGGCACTGCCGCTGCCGCCTCGTCGGCCAAGCCGGGCACCCCGGCGGTCGCGCTGGGCACGCCCGCAGGGACGCAGGCCGCAGCCAGCGCTCCGGCCGCGAAGGCGGCGTCGGCTCCCGCAGCGGCTCCGGCCACCACCCCGGCCGTGACCGCGTCCGCACCCGCAGCCACCACCGCGTCCGCGCCTTCGACCGCGACGACGGCAGCCTCGACGGCCAGTGCCCCGGCCGCCACGACGGCTGCGTCGGCGCCCGCCGCCGCGGTTGCTCCCGCGACCCCGGACACCGCCCCGGCGGCCAAGCCGGCCGCGGCGGCCCGCAAGCCGGCCGTGCCGCCGAAGCCGGAACCGACCCTCCTCGACCAGGCGCTGGACGAGCCGCTGGTCCCCGCGGCCCTCGGCGGCCTGCTCGCCCTGCTGCTGGGCTTCGGCGCCTGGAAGCTGCGCCAGCGCCGCCAGGCCACGCAGGTCGACAGCTCGTTCCTGGAAAGCCGCCTGCAGCCGGACTCGTTCTTCGGCGCCAGCGGCGGCCAGCGCATCGACACCGCCGAGGGCACGCCCACGGGCGGCTCGTCGATGGTGTATTCGCCCAGCCAGCTCGACGCCGCTGGCGACGTCGACCCGGTCGCCGAAGCCGACGTCTACCTCGCCTACGGCCGCGACCTGCAGGCCGAGGAGATCCTGAAGGAAGCGGTGCGCATCAACCCGCAGCGAGCCGCCATCCACGTCAAGCTGCTCGAGATCTACGCCAAGCGCCGCGACACCAAGGCCTTCGAGCAGGTGGCTGCCGAAGCGCACACGCTCACGCATGGCGAAGGTCCCGAGTGGGCTCGGATCTGCGAACTGGGCCAGGAACTCGATCCGTCGAACCCGATGTACCAGCCCGGCGGCCAGCCGGTGCCCGGTGGCGTGGCGCAGGCCGTCGCGCCCGCGGTGGCCGCTGCCGCCGGCGCGCAGACCGCGTACCTGTCCACCGGCAAGTTCGAAGCCTCGCCCGAGCCGACGGCGGCACCTGCCGCCGCGGCCGGCCCGGTCGACGTGGATTTCGATCTCGACTTCTCGCTCGGTGACGAGCCCGCCCCGGCACCTGCCGCGGCCGAGCCCGCTCCCGCGCTGATGGATCCGGACGCCACCTTCGTGCCCGGCGCGCTCTCCAGGACGCAGCCGCTGCAGGCGGTCGCCGCGCCGATGGACATGGACTTCAGCAGCACGGCCAAGACCGAAGCCGCGTCCACCGAGCCGATCCAACTCGACGCGCCCGACCTCACCGTCGCCGCCGACAACGGCCTGGCCTTCGACCTGACCCCGCCCGCCGCGGCACCGGCCCCCGTGGCCGCCGCACCCGCGCCCGCGGCGGACTCCGGGATGATCGAGTTCGACATGGGCTCGCTGTCGCTGGACCTGCCCGGTTCCGCGCCTGCCCCGGCCGCTTCGGCGCCCGCACCGGTGGCCGACAGCCTGGACATGCCCGAGCTGGAGATTCCCACCGAAGCCGGCGACGGTAGCGACGACCCGCTGGCCACCAAGCTGGCGCTCGCCGAGGAGTTCAACGCCATCGGCGACGCCGACGGCGCGCGCAGCCTCGCGCAGGAAGTCATCGCCGAAGCCAGCGGCGACCTGAAGACGAAGGCGCAGAAGTTCCTCGCGGAGATCAGCTGA
- the truA gene encoding tRNA pseudouridine(38-40) synthase TruA, translated as MRWALGISYLGQAYDGWQSQPSGRTVQDHLEAALARFADRPVSTVCAGRTDAGVHGLMQVVHFDTEVRREPFSWVRGTNAFLPPDIAVQWAQPVPDAFHSRASAVARRYAYVLLESPVRPAVEAGRAGWVFRPLDAVAMRTAADKLLGTHDFTSFRASACQARSPVKTMRRIGISRRGAYWRFEFEADAFLHHMIRNVMGCLVAIGSGQQPAAWMDEVLAARSRDAAAPTFAPDGLYFLGPVYEDHWGLPDRTPAYDWLP; from the coding sequence GTGAGGTGGGCACTCGGCATCAGCTACCTGGGACAGGCTTACGACGGCTGGCAGAGCCAGCCGTCCGGCCGCACCGTCCAGGACCACCTCGAGGCGGCCCTCGCCCGCTTCGCCGACCGGCCCGTTTCCACCGTCTGCGCCGGCCGCACCGATGCCGGCGTGCACGGCCTGATGCAGGTCGTGCACTTCGACACCGAGGTGCGACGGGAGCCGTTCTCTTGGGTGCGCGGCACCAACGCGTTCCTGCCGCCCGACATCGCGGTGCAGTGGGCGCAGCCCGTCCCGGACGCCTTCCACTCGCGCGCGAGCGCCGTCGCGCGGCGCTACGCGTACGTGCTGCTGGAATCGCCCGTGCGTCCGGCCGTCGAAGCCGGCCGCGCGGGCTGGGTGTTCCGCCCGCTCGATGCCGTTGCGATGCGCACCGCCGCCGACAAGCTGCTCGGCACGCACGACTTCACGTCGTTCCGCGCCTCCGCCTGCCAGGCCCGCTCGCCGGTCAAGACGATGCGGCGCATCGGCATCAGCCGCCGTGGCGCGTACTGGCGCTTCGAGTTCGAGGCCGACGCCTTCCTGCACCACATGATCCGCAACGTCATGGGCTGCCTCGTCGCCATCGGCAGCGGCCAGCAACCCGCCGCGTGGATGGACGAGGTGCTTGCCGCGCGCAGCCGTGACGCGGCCGCGCCCACGTTCGCGCCGGACGGGCTGTACTTCCTCGGGCCGGTGTACGAAGACCACTGGGGCTTGCCGGACCGCACCCCTGCCTATGATTGGCTGCCATGA
- a CDS encoding phosphoribosylanthranilate isomerase: MSAATSPPSQRTRIKICGLTREEDVAAAVEAGADAVGFVLYAKSPRFVTAERAAQLARTLPPFVTPVLLSVNATAEEVRAACDLVPGATLQFHGDETPRQCAQAAGARPWMRAARIPLEASVPFDLVNFASLHEGATAILLDAHVEGYGGAGKAFDWSRLPPSVNAHLVLSGGLTPASVGDGILQVRPRCRTLAVDVSSGVERAKGVKDPAKIHQFVAAVRAADALLARSTDALLSPT, from the coding sequence ATGAGCGCCGCCACGTCCCCGCCGAGCCAGCGCACGCGCATCAAGATCTGCGGCCTCACGCGCGAAGAGGATGTCGCTGCCGCCGTCGAGGCAGGCGCTGACGCCGTCGGCTTCGTGCTGTACGCCAAGAGCCCGCGCTTCGTCACCGCCGAGCGCGCCGCGCAACTCGCGCGCACGCTGCCGCCCTTCGTGACGCCGGTGCTGCTGTCCGTGAATGCGACGGCCGAGGAAGTCCGCGCGGCCTGTGACCTGGTGCCGGGCGCGACGCTGCAGTTCCACGGCGACGAGACCCCCCGGCAGTGCGCGCAGGCCGCCGGTGCCCGGCCGTGGATGCGCGCGGCGCGCATCCCGCTCGAGGCGTCCGTGCCCTTCGACTTGGTAAACTTTGCCTCGCTCCACGAAGGCGCCACGGCCATCCTCCTCGACGCGCATGTCGAGGGCTACGGCGGCGCCGGCAAGGCATTCGATTGGTCACGTCTTCCACCAAGCGTCAACGCTCACCTCGTCTTGTCTGGTGGGCTCACACCTGCAAGCGTGGGCGATGGCATCTTGCAAGTGCGGCCGCGTTGCAGGACGCTGGCCGTTGATGTGAGTTCCGGGGTCGAACGCGCCAAGGGCGTGAAGGACCCCGCCAAGATCCATCAGTTCGTCGCGGCCGTGCGCGCCGCCGACGCGCTCCTTGCAAGGTCCACCGATGCCCTCCTCTCCCCAACCTGA
- the trpB gene encoding tryptophan synthase subunit beta: MPSSPQPDARGHFGPYGGSFVSETLTHAINELRDAYARYQHDPQFLAEFRWELAHFVGRPSPVYHAERMSRELGGAQIYLKREDLNHTGAHKINNVIGQAMLARRMGKPRVIAETGAGQHGVATATICARYGLECVVYMGSEDVKRQSPNVYRMNLLGATVVPVDSGSKTLKDALNEAMRDWVTNVENTFYIIGTVAGPHPYPMMVRDFQSVIGNECLEQMPQLAGRQPDAVIACVGGGSNAMGIFHPYIPFPDVRLIGVEAAGQGLDSGKHSASLQRGSPGVLHGNRTYILQDDNGQITETHSISAGLDYPGVGPEHAWLKDTKRAEYVGITDAEALQAFHHLCRTEGIIPALESSHAVAYAMKVAPTMGKDQVLLVNLSGRGDKDIGTVADLAGVDFYDRPSMRGLQVKR, encoded by the coding sequence ATGCCCTCCTCTCCCCAACCTGACGCCCGGGGCCACTTCGGCCCCTATGGCGGCAGCTTCGTCAGCGAGACGCTGACCCACGCGATCAACGAACTGCGCGACGCCTACGCGCGCTACCAGCACGACCCGCAATTCCTCGCCGAATTCCGCTGGGAGCTCGCGCACTTCGTCGGGCGCCCCTCGCCCGTCTACCACGCCGAGCGCATGAGCCGCGAACTTGGCGGCGCGCAGATCTACCTGAAACGCGAAGACCTGAACCACACGGGCGCGCACAAGATCAACAACGTGATCGGCCAGGCGATGCTCGCGCGCCGCATGGGCAAGCCGCGCGTGATCGCCGAGACCGGCGCCGGCCAGCACGGCGTGGCCACCGCCACCATCTGCGCGCGCTACGGCCTCGAGTGCGTGGTGTACATGGGCAGCGAGGACGTCAAGCGCCAGAGCCCGAACGTCTACCGGATGAACCTGCTGGGGGCGACCGTCGTGCCCGTCGATTCCGGCAGCAAGACGCTGAAGGACGCGCTGAACGAGGCGATGCGCGACTGGGTCACCAACGTCGAGAACACGTTCTACATCATCGGCACCGTCGCCGGCCCGCATCCGTACCCGATGATGGTGCGCGACTTCCAGAGCGTGATCGGCAACGAATGCCTCGAGCAGATGCCGCAGCTCGCGGGCCGCCAGCCCGATGCCGTGATCGCGTGCGTCGGCGGCGGCAGCAACGCGATGGGCATCTTCCATCCCTACATCCCGTTCCCCGACGTGCGCCTGATCGGCGTCGAGGCCGCGGGACAGGGCCTGGACAGCGGCAAGCACTCCGCGTCGCTGCAACGCGGCAGCCCGGGCGTGCTGCACGGCAACCGCACCTACATCCTGCAGGACGACAACGGACAGATCACCGAGACCCACAGCATCAGCGCGGGCCTCGACTATCCCGGCGTCGGCCCGGAGCACGCGTGGCTGAAGGACACCAAGCGCGCCGAGTACGTCGGCATCACCGACGCCGAGGCGCTGCAGGCCTTCCACCACCTGTGCCGCACCGAAGGCATCATCCCCGCGCTCGAATCGAGCCATGCCGTCGCCTATGCGATGAAGGTGGCACCGACCATGGGCAAGGACCAGGTGCTGCTGGTCAACCTGTCGGGCCGCGGCGACAAGGACATCGGCACCGTCGCCGACCTCGCCGGCGTCGACTTCTACGACCGGCCCTCGATGCGCGGCCTGCAGGTGAAGCGATGA
- the trpA gene encoding tryptophan synthase subunit alpha, whose translation MSRIAATFERLRAQGRKALIPYVTAGFPFADVTPSLMHGMVEAGADVIELGVPFSDPMADGPVIQKAGEKALALGVGMAQVLAMVRDFRVRDDQTPVVLMGYANPVERYDLRHGTGAFIRDAAAAGVDGILVVDYPPEECEQFAADLKAAGLDLIFLLAPTSTDERMAQVARVASGYVYYVSLKGVTGAGHLDTSAVEEALPRIRKHVRVPVGVGFGIRDAATATAVGRVADAVVIGTRLIQVVEEQPRDKVASAAAEFLRGIRQALDK comes from the coding sequence ATGAGCCGCATCGCCGCCACCTTCGAGCGCCTGCGCGCGCAAGGCCGCAAGGCCCTCATTCCCTACGTCACCGCCGGCTTCCCGTTCGCCGACGTCACGCCGTCGCTGATGCACGGCATGGTCGAGGCGGGTGCCGACGTCATCGAGCTCGGCGTCCCCTTCTCGGACCCGATGGCCGACGGTCCCGTGATCCAGAAGGCGGGGGAGAAGGCGCTGGCGCTGGGCGTCGGCATGGCCCAAGTGCTGGCCATGGTGCGCGACTTCCGGGTCAGGGACGACCAGACACCGGTGGTCCTGATGGGCTACGCGAACCCGGTCGAGCGCTACGACCTGCGCCACGGCACGGGCGCGTTCATCCGCGACGCGGCCGCGGCCGGCGTCGACGGCATCCTGGTCGTCGACTACCCGCCGGAGGAATGCGAGCAGTTCGCCGCGGACCTGAAGGCCGCGGGCCTGGACCTCATCTTCCTGCTGGCGCCGACGTCGACCGACGAGCGCATGGCCCAGGTCGCGCGCGTCGCGAGCGGCTACGTCTACTACGTGTCGCTCAAGGGCGTCACCGGCGCGGGCCATCTCGACACGTCCGCGGTCGAGGAAGCGCTCCCGCGCATCCGCAAGCACGTGCGCGTGCCGGTCGGGGTGGGCTTCGGCATCCGCGACGCGGCCACCGCCACGGCGGTGGGCCGCGTGGCCGACGCGGTCGTGATCGGCACCCGCCTGATCCAGGTCGTCGAAGAGCAGCCGCGTGACAAAGTTGCGTCCGCGGCCGCCGAGTTCCTGCGCGGGATCCGCCAGGCGCTCGACAAGTAA
- the accD gene encoding acetyl-CoA carboxylase, carboxyltransferase subunit beta has translation MSWLEKLLPPKIQPTDPTERRSVPEGLWVKCPSCETVLYKTDLEQNVNVCPNCSHHHRINARPRLNAFLDPEGRWEIGQEVLPVDALKFQDSRKYPQRLKEALENTGETDALVVMGGAVHGISLVAAAFEFDFMGGSMGSVVGERFVRGVESAIEQKVPFVCFTATGGARMQEGLLSLMQMAKTNAALTRLAKKGLPYVSVLTDPTMGGVSAGFAFMGDVVIAEPKALIGFAGPRVIESTVRVTLPEGFQRAEFLQQKGGVDFICDRRELRKRVASVLAMLQRQPADAVI, from the coding sequence ATGAGCTGGCTCGAGAAACTCCTTCCCCCGAAGATCCAACCCACCGACCCGACCGAGCGCCGCAGCGTGCCCGAGGGCCTGTGGGTCAAGTGCCCCAGCTGCGAGACGGTGCTGTACAAGACCGACCTCGAGCAGAACGTCAACGTCTGCCCCAACTGCAGCCACCACCACCGCATCAACGCGCGCCCGCGCCTGAATGCGTTCCTCGACCCGGAAGGCCGCTGGGAGATCGGGCAGGAAGTGCTGCCGGTCGACGCGCTGAAGTTCCAGGACAGCCGCAAGTACCCGCAGCGGCTGAAGGAAGCGCTGGAGAACACCGGCGAGACCGACGCGCTGGTCGTGATGGGCGGCGCCGTGCACGGCATCAGCCTGGTCGCGGCGGCGTTCGAGTTCGACTTCATGGGCGGCAGCATGGGCAGCGTGGTCGGCGAGCGCTTCGTGCGCGGCGTCGAGAGCGCCATCGAGCAGAAGGTGCCATTCGTGTGCTTCACCGCCACGGGCGGCGCGCGCATGCAGGAAGGGCTGCTGTCGCTGATGCAGATGGCCAAGACCAACGCCGCGCTCACGCGCCTGGCGAAGAAGGGCCTGCCCTACGTCAGCGTGCTGACCGACCCCACGATGGGCGGCGTCAGCGCCGGCTTCGCGTTCATGGGCGACGTCGTCATCGCCGAGCCGAAGGCCCTCATCGGCTTCGCAGGCCCGCGCGTGATCGAGTCCACCGTGCGCGTCACGCTGCCCGAGGGCTTCCAGCGCGCGGAATTCCTGCAGCAGAAGGGCGGCGTCGACTTCATCTGCGACCGCCGCGAACTGCGCAAGCGCGTGGCCAGCGTGCTGGCCATGCTGCAGCGCCAGCCAGCCGACGCGGTGATCTGA
- a CDS encoding YggT family protein has product MAFDIVSYLLEVAAGLFGGACLLRLFMQWQRVPFGNPIGRFVFAITDWLVLPLRKVLPAIGRIDTASLVAAYLIECAQWLLILAMRGHIEVDWLLGMALFGLIRLAISAMMALVLVYAILSWIQNDSPMADVIDRLCEPLLRPIRKVLPLVGGLDLSPLVLLVLLQVALMVLTAAFRGF; this is encoded by the coding sequence GTGGCTTTCGACATCGTTTCGTATCTGCTCGAGGTGGCCGCCGGCCTGTTCGGCGGCGCCTGCTTGCTGCGGCTCTTCATGCAGTGGCAGCGCGTGCCCTTCGGCAACCCCATCGGCCGCTTCGTGTTCGCCATCACCGACTGGCTGGTGCTGCCGCTGCGCAAGGTGCTGCCCGCCATCGGCCGCATCGACACCGCGAGCCTGGTGGCGGCCTACCTCATCGAGTGCGCGCAGTGGCTGCTGATCCTGGCCATGCGCGGGCACATCGAGGTCGACTGGCTGCTGGGCATGGCGCTGTTCGGGCTCATCCGCCTGGCCATCTCGGCCATGATGGCCCTGGTGCTGGTCTACGCGATCCTGTCGTGGATCCAGAACGACTCGCCGATGGCCGACGTGATCGACCGCCTGTGCGAGCCGCTGCTGCGGCCGATCCGCAAGGTGCTGCCTCTGGTTGGCGGGCTGGACCTGTCGCCGCTGGTGCTGCTGGTGCTGCTGCAGGTGGCGCTGATGGTGCTCACCGCCGCCTTCCGCGGCTTCTAG
- a CDS encoding LON peptidase substrate-binding domain-containing protein, whose protein sequence is MTSALTLQSLPLFPLGTVLFPDGVLPLRVFEVRYLDMVQRCHRAGAPFGVVSLTQGHEVRTPGAGREAFATVGTLATITSFEQPRAGLLMIRATGGQRFRITSSDQLKHGLWVADVQQIASDKSVPVPDDLRSTADALAKLVQSLHEKAIGPDQMPVPEPLRLDDCGWVANRWCELLPMPVPLKQRLMELDNPLVRLELVSDVLAKTGIAG, encoded by the coding sequence TTGACTTCCGCCCTCACCCTGCAGTCGCTGCCCCTGTTCCCGCTGGGAACGGTGCTGTTCCCGGACGGCGTGCTGCCCCTGCGCGTGTTCGAGGTCCGCTACCTCGACATGGTCCAGCGCTGCCACCGCGCCGGCGCGCCGTTCGGCGTGGTGTCGCTCACCCAGGGGCACGAGGTGCGCACGCCGGGCGCCGGGCGCGAGGCGTTCGCGACCGTCGGCACGCTGGCCACCATCACATCGTTCGAGCAACCCCGCGCCGGCCTGCTGATGATCCGCGCGACCGGCGGCCAGCGCTTCCGCATCACGTCGAGCGACCAGCTCAAGCACGGGCTGTGGGTCGCGGACGTGCAGCAGATCGCTTCCGACAAGTCCGTGCCGGTTCCCGACGACCTGCGGTCGACGGCCGATGCTCTGGCGAAGCTGGTGCAGTCGCTGCACGAGAAGGCGATCGGGCCCGACCAGATGCCGGTGCCCGAGCCGCTGCGGCTGGACGATTGCGGCTGGGTGGCCAACCGCTGGTGCGAGCTGCTGCCGATGCCGGTGCCGCTCAAGCAGCGCCTGATGGAACTGGACAACCCGCTGGTGCGGCTCGAGCTGGTGAGCGACGTGCTCGCCAAGACCGGCATCGCCGGCTAG